A stretch of the Mycobacteroides immunogenum genome encodes the following:
- a CDS encoding SDR family NAD(P)-dependent oxidoreductase, giving the protein MAATNSVRPVALITGPTSGLGGGFARKYASLGYDVVLVARDEQRLVALADELTCRFGVHAEALPADLAEAADRARVAERVAAGVSVLVNNAGFATAGEFWTAAPELLHAQLDVNVTAVMELTRAALPPMVEAGAGTVINVASVAGLVTGRGSTYSASKAWVVSFTEGLANGLLGTGVGMHVLCPGFIRTEFHERAGIEMDTIPEFMWLQVDDVVNACLHDIAAGKVLSVPGAQYKAITSVTQVIPRGLVRKFNSVVGRGRGRT; this is encoded by the coding sequence ATGGCTGCCACGAATTCGGTGCGCCCCGTGGCGCTGATCACCGGTCCCACCTCGGGTCTAGGTGGCGGTTTCGCTCGCAAGTACGCCTCGTTGGGATATGACGTGGTGCTTGTCGCCCGTGACGAACAGCGGCTGGTCGCGCTGGCCGACGAACTCACCTGCCGGTTCGGGGTCCACGCCGAGGCGCTGCCCGCCGATCTGGCAGAGGCCGCCGATCGGGCGCGGGTCGCCGAGCGCGTCGCGGCCGGGGTGTCGGTGTTGGTCAACAACGCCGGATTCGCGACGGCCGGCGAGTTCTGGACCGCGGCGCCCGAGCTGCTGCACGCGCAACTCGACGTCAACGTCACCGCCGTCATGGAGCTGACGCGCGCGGCCCTGCCCCCGATGGTCGAGGCGGGCGCCGGCACCGTGATCAATGTGGCAAGTGTGGCCGGGCTGGTGACCGGGCGCGGTTCGACGTACTCGGCATCCAAGGCCTGGGTGGTTTCCTTCACCGAGGGGCTGGCAAATGGACTGTTGGGCACCGGCGTTGGTATGCATGTGTTGTGTCCCGGATTCATTCGCACCGAGTTCCACGAGCGGGCCGGAATCGAGATGGACACCATTCCGGAGTTCATGTGGCTTCAGGTCGATGACGTGGTCAACGCCTGCCTGCACGATATTGCCGCCGGTAAGGTTCTCAGCGTTCCCGGGGCGCAGTACAAGGCGATCACATCGGTAACACAGGTA
- a CDS encoding MmpS family transport accessory protein, translated as MFDRLVVWLIARQRWIYPVLITLWAAAGAYITTAPKVALPTAEVAPTAQAVSAMSLSQPKTVTYEVSSGGQPVTVSYLDEKGQSKLYNGTAPWHASLTTSDFGFTAGVTAISADTVTCRITVDGKVADEKTDTSRTPSVSCNLVAFQKLGPQGGR; from the coding sequence ATGTTCGACCGCCTAGTGGTGTGGCTCATCGCGCGTCAGCGCTGGATTTACCCGGTACTCATCACTTTGTGGGCTGCCGCGGGCGCCTACATAACCACCGCGCCAAAGGTTGCACTGCCGACCGCTGAGGTCGCCCCCACCGCACAGGCCGTGAGCGCCATGTCGCTCAGCCAACCCAAAACCGTGACCTATGAGGTGTCCAGCGGCGGGCAGCCTGTCACGGTGTCCTACCTCGACGAGAAGGGCCAATCCAAGCTCTACAACGGCACCGCCCCCTGGCATGCCAGCCTGACCACCAGCGACTTCGGATTCACCGCCGGCGTCACCGCGATTTCGGCGGACACCGTCACCTGTCGCATCACCGTCGACGGCAAGGTCGCCGACGAGAAGACCGACACCAGCCGCACTCCCTCGGTGAGCTGCAACCTCGTCGCATTCCAGAAGCTCGGCCCGCAAGGTGGTCGGTGA
- a CDS encoding MMPL/RND family transporter — protein MHDNPLFGHFAGVISRHAGAIIGLLMMVAGGLMALAPNLEELALTHGSPMMPTNTQSAAALKHMAKAFGESESNNTAAVVVVKDKPFTEEDRQFRAELMKKLRADTAHVEPGMDMWSDPQFATASESPDKMVALAQVQLSGEIGGPKAMESAKAVQHIIDDIAKPPGTTIYATGTSQAAADQINTMMRDVVIIGGLSVVLVGGLLLLVYRSLVVAFLPLITVGVAVGIATPIASFLTLAGLIPTSMMTNALMGALALGAGTDYSIFFIGRYQEGRRAGLSVEAAFRAGYRGVAPVVIASGLTVAGALSCMTFAQLDMMRSMGIPGAITMIFTVLSAVTVTPGALLIGARRFGWFEPKSTMRSTRLWRRVGIRVARWPKPIFITTFATLIVLMMVIPTASFNYDELQFIPKDMPSAAGMNAIQEHFPAGQMNPDMILIRAPEDLRTSANIGLLEKAAQQITKLDSVASVQWITRPTGMPMDQTSLTYSVGMAGTMMSQNKIVMEQRQQRMRAMTDNMNSMMSTLQGLQGTLRTAQQSAAQFSAAAGPIQSSLNQLKSQLNSVMGPAREAVRAQPNCAADPLCAGARSTLSNFENMSSVTDQMRSLVSTSGSMTGGLTQAARTMPRMLDSMSSMQDLMTETNDQMSQMMSQIDTMTSLMQDLGHSSAGTGDYFYFPAQLLSDPRFKPYLKMMFSEDGTTTRMIVIGNGSSYGDEGIQRVRDLAHEMKYALKGTRLEGSVIEIAGPAALIGDMRVMLDRDEKLIMIGCLTVIFTVVLLLLRGLVASLIVIGSVLVSFASTLGLALVIWQHVLGIQLHWSVPVAVFAILISVGADYNLLVASRFKEEMSAGIRTGVIRAIAGTGGVVTTAGLVFAMTQFAMMGSSLVNVAQMGSTIGLGLIIDTFVVRTFTVPTLAVILDKKFWWPLPMNQLWRRS, from the coding sequence ATGCACGACAATCCCCTATTCGGGCACTTCGCCGGTGTCATCAGTCGGCACGCCGGCGCGATCATCGGACTGCTCATGATGGTGGCCGGTGGCCTGATGGCATTGGCACCCAACCTGGAAGAGCTCGCACTGACGCACGGCAGCCCGATGATGCCCACCAACACGCAGTCGGCGGCCGCGCTCAAACACATGGCCAAGGCCTTCGGCGAATCCGAGTCGAACAACACCGCCGCGGTGGTGGTCGTCAAGGACAAGCCCTTCACCGAAGAGGACCGTCAGTTCCGGGCCGAACTGATGAAGAAGCTACGGGCCGATACCGCCCATGTGGAGCCCGGTATGGACATGTGGTCGGATCCGCAGTTCGCGACAGCATCCGAAAGCCCCGACAAGATGGTCGCCCTGGCTCAGGTCCAGCTATCCGGGGAAATCGGTGGCCCCAAGGCCATGGAGTCGGCAAAAGCGGTGCAGCACATCATCGATGACATTGCCAAGCCTCCGGGCACCACGATCTACGCCACCGGGACGAGTCAGGCCGCCGCCGATCAGATCAACACCATGATGCGCGATGTCGTGATCATCGGCGGATTGTCGGTGGTGCTGGTGGGCGGCCTGCTGTTGTTGGTCTACCGCTCCCTGGTGGTCGCCTTCCTGCCGCTGATCACCGTGGGTGTGGCCGTCGGAATCGCGACCCCGATCGCCAGCTTCCTGACACTGGCCGGGCTCATTCCGACGTCGATGATGACCAATGCCTTGATGGGGGCGCTGGCGCTGGGTGCCGGCACCGATTACTCCATCTTCTTCATCGGCCGCTATCAAGAGGGCCGGCGCGCGGGCCTCAGCGTCGAGGCTGCCTTCCGCGCCGGGTACCGCGGGGTGGCGCCCGTGGTGATCGCATCCGGCCTGACAGTCGCAGGTGCGTTGTCCTGCATGACATTTGCCCAACTGGACATGATGAGGTCGATGGGCATACCGGGCGCCATCACCATGATCTTCACCGTGCTGTCGGCGGTGACGGTAACTCCCGGCGCCCTATTGATCGGTGCGCGCCGATTCGGCTGGTTCGAGCCCAAATCCACGATGCGGTCCACACGGTTGTGGCGCAGGGTCGGCATTCGGGTGGCACGTTGGCCCAAACCCATATTCATCACCACCTTTGCCACATTGATCGTGCTCATGATGGTGATACCCACCGCCTCCTTCAACTACGACGAACTGCAGTTCATCCCCAAGGACATGCCCAGTGCGGCCGGTATGAACGCGATTCAGGAGCACTTTCCCGCGGGACAGATGAATCCCGACATGATCCTCATCCGCGCCCCGGAGGACCTGCGCACCTCGGCCAATATCGGACTCCTGGAAAAGGCCGCACAACAGATCACCAAACTGGACAGTGTCGCGTCCGTGCAGTGGATCACCCGGCCGACGGGTATGCCGATGGATCAAACCTCCCTCACCTACAGCGTGGGGATGGCCGGAACCATGATGTCGCAGAACAAGATCGTCATGGAACAGCGGCAGCAGCGGATGCGCGCCATGACCGACAACATGAACTCGATGATGTCCACCCTGCAGGGGCTGCAGGGCACCCTACGTACCGCGCAGCAGAGCGCCGCCCAATTCAGCGCGGCGGCCGGGCCGATCCAAAGCAGCTTGAATCAACTGAAATCACAGCTTAATTCGGTAATGGGGCCGGCCCGCGAGGCGGTGCGAGCACAACCTAACTGCGCCGCCGACCCGTTATGTGCGGGCGCACGATCCACCCTGTCGAATTTCGAGAACATGTCGAGCGTCACCGACCAAATGCGCAGCCTGGTCAGCACTTCGGGATCCATGACCGGAGGTTTGACCCAGGCCGCACGGACCATGCCGCGCATGCTCGACTCCATGTCCTCGATGCAGGACCTGATGACCGAGACCAATGATCAGATGAGCCAGATGATGTCGCAGATCGACACCATGACCTCCCTGATGCAGGACCTCGGTCACAGCAGCGCGGGTACCGGGGACTACTTCTACTTTCCCGCCCAGTTGCTCTCGGACCCCCGATTCAAGCCTTACCTGAAGATGATGTTCTCCGAGGACGGCACCACCACCCGCATGATCGTCATCGGCAATGGCAGCAGCTACGGCGACGAGGGCATCCAGCGCGTGCGGGATCTGGCTCACGAGATGAAATACGCCCTCAAGGGCACTCGTCTGGAAGGCAGTGTGATCGAGATCGCCGGTCCGGCGGCGCTTATCGGCGATATGCGGGTGATGCTGGACCGCGATGAAAAGCTGATCATGATCGGCTGCCTCACGGTGATCTTCACCGTGGTGCTGCTCTTGCTGCGCGGTTTGGTGGCATCGTTGATCGTCATCGGCTCGGTGCTGGTGTCGTTCGCATCAACCCTCGGGCTGGCATTGGTGATCTGGCAGCACGTGTTGGGCATCCAGCTGCACTGGTCGGTGCCGGTCGCGGTGTTCGCGATTCTTATCTCGGTGGGTGCCGACTACAACCTGCTGGTGGCGTCACGCTTCAAGGAAGAGATGAGTGCCGGTATCCGAACGGGTGTCATCCGCGCCATCGCCGGCACGGGCGGAGTGGTGACGACGGCGGGGCTGGTGTTCGCGATGACGCAATTCGCGATGATGGGCTCGAGTCTGGTGAATGTCGCTCAGATGGGCTCGACGATCGGGCTGGGCTTGATCATCGACACGTTCGTCGTGCGCACCTTCACGGTGCCCACGCTCGCGGTAATCCTCGACAAGAAGTTCTGGTGGCCGTTGCCGATGAATCAGCTCTGGCGGCGTTCCTAG
- the ttfA gene encoding trehalose monomycolate transport factor TtfA, whose product MALLWFTLSALCFVCAGVLLYVDIGRRRSRGHRRKSWARSHGFDYMAQDKEIVKRWNRGVMSSAGSAAAANVVLGQIRGEAVYVFDLEDVATIIALHRKVGTNVMVDLRLKVMQEPRESDIWLLGAIGPRMVYSTNLDAARRACDRRMVTFAHTAPEIAEVLWNEQHWTLAALPINSNREQWDEGLKAVRQFNDLLRVLPPSGESAPSPIQAAERPSRPVGTAAAPAGDRQPAPVGQGQPQSH is encoded by the coding sequence ATGGCTCTACTTTGGTTCACGCTGTCCGCACTCTGCTTCGTCTGTGCGGGCGTGCTGCTGTATGTGGATATCGGTCGCCGCCGCAGTCGCGGACACCGGCGTAAGTCGTGGGCGCGATCCCACGGCTTCGACTACATGGCGCAGGACAAAGAGATCGTTAAGCGCTGGAACCGCGGCGTGATGTCCAGCGCCGGATCGGCCGCCGCCGCCAATGTGGTGCTCGGACAGATCCGTGGTGAGGCCGTCTACGTCTTCGATCTGGAGGATGTCGCGACGATCATCGCGTTGCATCGCAAGGTCGGCACGAACGTGATGGTGGACCTGCGGCTCAAGGTCATGCAGGAGCCCCGCGAATCCGATATCTGGCTGCTCGGCGCCATCGGCCCCCGCATGGTGTACTCCACCAACTTGGACGCCGCCCGTCGTGCCTGCGACCGGCGCATGGTCACCTTCGCGCATACCGCACCCGAGATCGCTGAGGTGCTGTGGAACGAACAGCACTGGACACTGGCCGCACTGCCCATCAACAGCAATCGCGAGCAGTGGGACGAAGGCCTCAAGGCCGTCCGGCAGTTCAACGATCTGCTACGGGTGCTGCCCCCGTCCGGTGAATCGGCACCGTCGCCCATCCAGGCCGCAGAACGCCCCAGCCGGCCCGTCGGCACTGCCGCAGCGCCCGCCGGCGACCGCCAGCCCGCCCCGGTGGGGCAGGGCCAGCCGCAGAGCCACTAG
- the clpB gene encoding ATP-dependent chaperone ClpB, producing MDSFNPTTKTQAALTAALQAATTAGNPEIRPAHLLVALLSQPDGIAAPLLQAVGVDAAAVRNEAQAIADRLPQVSNASANPQLSRDSIAAITTAQHLATELNDDYVSTEHLLVGLATGDSDIAKLLVNHGATPQALRDAFVQVRGSGRITSPEPEATFQALEKYSTDLTARAREGKLDPVIGRDTEIRRVVQVLSRRTKNNPVLIGEPGVGKTAIVEGLAQRIVAGDVPESLRGKTVISLDLGSMVAGAKYRGEFEERLKAVLDEIKNSAGQLITFIDELHTIVGAGATGDSAMDAGNMIKPMLARGELRLVGATTLDEYRKYIEKDAALERRFQQVLVGEPSVEDTIGILRGIKERYEIHHGVRITDSALVAAATLSDRYITSRFLPDKAIDLVDEAASRLRMEIDSRPVEIDEVERVVRRLEIEEMALSKEEDEASKQRLVKLREELADKKERLAELTARWQNEKNAIDAVRDLKEQLEGLKGEADRAERDGDLGKAAELRYGRIPELEKQLEQALPGLDQDGNVMLKEEVSPDDVADVVSAWTGIPTGRLLEGETAKLLRMEDELGKRVVGQKKAVEAVSDAVRRARAGVADPNRPTGSFLFLGPTGVGKTELAKALADFLFDDEHAMVRIDMSEYGEKHSVARLVGAPPGYVGYDAGGQLTEAVRRRPYTVVLFDEVEKAHPDVFDVLLQVLDEGRLTDGQGRTVDFRNTILILTSNLGAGGSEEQVMAAVRAKFKPEFINRLDDVLIFEGLDPEELVRIVDIQLGQLQKRLAQRRLTLEVSEPAKKWLAARGFDPIYGARPLRRLVQQSIGDQLAKQLLAGEVHDGDVVPVNVSADGESLILG from the coding sequence GTGGACTCGTTTAATCCGACCACGAAGACTCAGGCCGCGCTGACCGCTGCCCTCCAGGCAGCGACCACCGCAGGCAACCCCGAAATCCGACCCGCCCACTTATTGGTGGCGCTACTGAGCCAGCCCGATGGCATCGCCGCGCCACTGCTGCAAGCCGTGGGCGTCGACGCCGCAGCCGTCCGTAATGAGGCGCAGGCCATCGCCGATCGGCTACCGCAGGTCAGCAACGCCAGTGCCAACCCGCAGCTATCGCGTGACTCGATTGCCGCCATCACCACGGCGCAGCACCTTGCCACCGAGCTCAACGACGACTACGTATCCACCGAGCACTTGCTTGTGGGTCTGGCCACTGGCGACTCCGATATCGCCAAGCTGCTCGTCAACCACGGCGCCACGCCACAGGCACTGCGTGATGCCTTTGTCCAGGTACGCGGCAGTGGCCGGATCACCAGCCCCGAGCCCGAGGCCACGTTCCAGGCGCTGGAGAAGTACTCCACCGACCTGACCGCCCGTGCCCGCGAGGGCAAGCTTGATCCGGTGATCGGGCGCGATACCGAGATTCGGCGTGTGGTCCAGGTTTTGAGCCGCCGCACCAAGAACAACCCGGTCCTGATCGGCGAGCCGGGTGTCGGCAAGACCGCGATCGTGGAAGGGCTGGCCCAGCGCATCGTCGCCGGCGACGTGCCCGAAAGCCTGCGCGGCAAGACCGTCATCTCGCTGGACCTGGGGTCCATGGTGGCGGGGGCCAAGTACCGCGGTGAGTTCGAGGAGCGGCTCAAGGCTGTCCTCGACGAGATCAAAAACTCTGCCGGACAGCTCATCACCTTCATCGACGAGCTGCACACCATCGTGGGCGCCGGTGCCACCGGCGACTCGGCGATGGACGCCGGCAACATGATCAAGCCCATGCTGGCTCGTGGTGAGCTGCGCCTGGTGGGCGCCACCACGCTGGATGAGTACCGCAAGTACATCGAGAAGGACGCCGCCCTGGAGCGTCGCTTCCAGCAGGTACTGGTCGGTGAGCCGTCCGTCGAGGACACCATCGGCATCCTGCGCGGTATCAAGGAGCGCTACGAGATCCACCACGGCGTCCGGATCACCGACTCGGCGCTGGTGGCTGCCGCCACACTGTCGGATCGGTACATCACCTCGCGCTTCCTGCCGGACAAGGCCATCGACCTGGTCGACGAGGCCGCGTCCCGGCTGCGCATGGAGATCGACTCGCGTCCCGTCGAAATCGACGAGGTGGAGCGGGTGGTCCGTCGTCTCGAGATCGAAGAGATGGCCCTGTCCAAGGAAGAGGACGAGGCCTCCAAGCAGCGGCTGGTCAAGCTGCGTGAGGAACTGGCCGACAAGAAGGAGCGGCTCGCGGAACTCACCGCGCGGTGGCAGAACGAGAAGAACGCCATCGACGCGGTTCGCGACCTCAAGGAGCAGCTGGAAGGACTCAAGGGTGAGGCCGATCGGGCCGAGCGCGACGGCGACCTGGGCAAGGCCGCCGAGCTGCGCTACGGCCGCATCCCCGAGCTGGAAAAGCAACTGGAACAAGCACTTCCAGGATTGGACCAGGACGGGAACGTCATGCTGAAGGAGGAGGTCAGCCCCGACGACGTCGCCGATGTGGTGTCGGCGTGGACCGGCATTCCCACCGGGCGTCTGCTGGAAGGCGAGACCGCCAAGCTGCTGCGCATGGAGGACGAGCTCGGCAAGCGCGTCGTCGGCCAGAAGAAGGCCGTCGAAGCCGTCTCCGATGCGGTGCGCCGGGCGCGAGCCGGTGTCGCCGACCCGAACCGGCCCACCGGATCGTTCCTGTTCCTCGGTCCCACCGGTGTGGGCAAGACCGAGCTGGCCAAGGCCCTCGCGGACTTCTTGTTCGACGACGAGCACGCCATGGTGCGCATCGACATGTCCGAGTACGGCGAAAAGCATTCGGTGGCACGGCTTGTCGGTGCTCCTCCTGGCTACGTCGGATATGACGCCGGTGGTCAGCTGACCGAGGCGGTGCGGCGGCGCCCGTACACGGTGGTGCTCTTCGACGAAGTTGAGAAGGCGCACCCGGACGTGTTCGACGTGCTGCTGCAGGTGCTCGACGAGGGACGGCTCACCGACGGTCAAGGCCGCACGGTGGACTTCCGGAACACCATCTTGATCCTCACCTCCAACCTGGGGGCCGGCGGCTCCGAGGAGCAGGTGATGGCCGCGGTGCGTGCCAAGTTCAAGCCGGAGTTCATCAACCGTCTCGACGACGTGCTCATCTTCGAAGGTCTGGACCCCGAGGAGCTGGTGCGGATCGTCGACATCCAGCTGGGGCAGCTGCAGAAGCGGCTCGCTCAGCGCCGGCTGACGCTGGAGGTGTCCGAACCGGCCAAGAAGTGGTTGGCGGCGCGTGGGTTCGACCCGATTTACGGGGCGCGTCCGCTGCGGCGGCTGGTGCAGCAGTCCATCGGTGACCAGCTGGCCAAGCAGCTGCTGGCGGGCGAGGTGCACGACGGTGACGTGGTGCCGGTGAACGTGAGCGCCGACGGCGAATCGCTCATCCTGGGATAA
- a CDS encoding SRPBCC family protein, which translates to MTASPDDLTSVTVGQFFPYSAERVWHAITSPASISDWTTDIGRDSVAAGKTFGFTTFPMPEVNFGGHGDCEFTDVVPNERLAYRFTTPESSLDLQATWTLHPESGGTRLLVVHNGFDVANPIHDRLRILVRDLWTLVMSRIGELMAEPPDDAGPPPDDATSFSLAEFYPYPPQTVWQVVTSKEFVGDLVNDHDLGPVHTGERLSVTTYPIPIVGFGGRVDMEFLEVREPELIVSAFEIPIMGGTTALTMTWRLRPLDGGTQLWFTLSGFDPQSPLNRQVRSVLRGGAIPVLSRLGELLEGRGHRT; encoded by the coding sequence ATGACAGCGTCGCCGGATGACCTCACATCGGTGACCGTTGGGCAGTTCTTCCCGTATTCGGCGGAGCGGGTCTGGCATGCCATCACCTCGCCCGCCTCGATTTCGGACTGGACGACGGACATCGGCAGAGATTCGGTCGCCGCGGGGAAGACGTTTGGGTTCACCACCTTCCCGATGCCTGAGGTGAATTTCGGCGGCCATGGGGATTGCGAGTTCACCGATGTGGTGCCCAACGAACGCCTGGCCTATCGGTTCACCACCCCCGAGAGTTCCCTGGATCTGCAGGCCACCTGGACTTTGCACCCGGAGTCGGGTGGAACGCGATTATTGGTGGTACATAACGGATTTGACGTCGCGAATCCGATTCATGACCGGCTCAGGATTCTGGTGCGGGACCTCTGGACATTGGTGATGTCGCGCATCGGGGAACTGATGGCCGAGCCGCCCGATGATGCGGGGCCCCCGCCCGATGATGCGACGTCGTTCAGCCTGGCGGAGTTCTATCCCTACCCGCCGCAAACGGTCTGGCAGGTCGTCACGTCAAAGGAATTCGTGGGCGATCTGGTGAACGATCACGATCTGGGGCCGGTCCACACGGGTGAGCGGCTCAGCGTGACCACGTATCCCATTCCGATTGTCGGGTTCGGTGGTCGCGTGGACATGGAGTTTCTGGAGGTGCGCGAGCCCGAGCTCATCGTCTCCGCGTTCGAGATCCCCATCATGGGCGGGACCACCGCGCTCACCATGACCTGGCGGTTGCGGCCGCTCGATGGCGGGACGCAACTGTGGTTCACGTTGAGCGGTTTCGATCCGCAGTCCCCGCTCAATCGTCAGGTCCGGTCGGTTCTGCGGGGTGGGGCGATTCCGGTGCTGTCGCGGCTCGGTGAGTTGCTCGAGGGGCGCGGCCATCGGACGTGA
- a CDS encoding SRPBCC family protein — MKDNPTNLESAVPDDANDIATIVLDQFYPHPPARVWSVMVCPDAMEEWLMDPVGFRPEVGTRFRFIAFPIPVADFSGALSCEVLAATPNAVLSMRWWDMKSSKQTEWTVTWTLQEVPGGTMVTLRHEGFDLDDPASRIYRTLSERGWPGTMGRLGRCIDSAPRGGDQPPHCLVTDVSA; from the coding sequence ATGAAAGATAACCCAACCAATCTGGAGAGTGCCGTGCCCGACGACGCGAACGACATCGCCACCATCGTTCTTGACCAGTTCTATCCGCATCCGCCTGCGCGAGTGTGGAGCGTGATGGTGTGTCCCGATGCCATGGAGGAATGGCTCATGGACCCGGTTGGATTTCGGCCTGAAGTAGGGACTCGCTTTCGTTTCATCGCCTTCCCGATACCCGTCGCCGACTTCTCCGGTGCGCTGTCTTGTGAAGTGCTCGCGGCTACCCCCAATGCGGTGCTGTCGATGCGCTGGTGGGACATGAAGTCGTCAAAGCAGACGGAATGGACCGTGACCTGGACTCTGCAGGAAGTTCCCGGAGGAACCATGGTCACCCTGCGTCACGAAGGGTTCGATCTCGACGATCCCGCCTCGCGGATCTACCGAACGCTCTCCGAGCGCGGCTGGCCCGGGACGATGGGCAGGCTCGGGCGATGTATTGACAGCGCACCGCGTGGCGGCGATCAACCGCCGCACTGTTTGGTCACTGATGTATCCGCCTGA
- a CDS encoding SRPBCC family protein has protein sequence MNGPADVVADFFYPHTPERVWRVLVDPDVMGDWFVEQVGFRPEVGIRYRLMDLPVPIANYSGNIACEVLVATPNEELAISWWDTKLDAPVAWRTTWTLCAVPDGTMVTLGRPAFDSDDPAVRRMAALSDLFWPTAMAKLGRLIDRAATMPTGDGDIERSCG, from the coding sequence ATGAATGGCCCGGCGGATGTCGTCGCCGATTTCTTCTATCCGCATACTCCGGAGCGTGTGTGGAGGGTTTTGGTCGACCCCGACGTCATGGGTGACTGGTTCGTCGAGCAGGTCGGCTTTCGTCCGGAGGTAGGTATCCGGTATCGGCTGATGGATCTGCCGGTGCCGATTGCCAACTATTCGGGGAACATCGCATGCGAAGTTCTAGTGGCTACGCCAAACGAAGAGCTGGCGATTTCGTGGTGGGATACGAAGCTGGATGCCCCGGTTGCCTGGCGAACCACGTGGACTCTTTGTGCGGTGCCGGACGGGACCATGGTGACCCTGGGCCGGCCTGCGTTCGATAGCGATGACCCAGCTGTTCGCAGGATGGCCGCGCTTTCGGATCTGTTTTGGCCGACCGCGATGGCCAAGCTCGGGCGTCTCATTGATCGTGCAGCGACTATGCCGACAGGTGACGGTGATATCGAGCGTTCCTGCGGATGA
- a CDS encoding FAD-binding oxidoreductase produces MGLEDVEALHDLVGGVELSGHKLVRSFYSRWFAIDPTVGDLFPADMSAQREHFRQALQFVLWEMAAYRTEGLVNFLAQLGRDHRKFGATDRQYDTMRQALLDTTREVLAPIWDQRMEATATEVYTVMIEVMRSAAASDIGQPWWDGKVIEYHRTSRDLALIRLKLNAPMPYHCGQYVHVQVPQSPRNWRYLSLAIPPDPEGYLEFHIKAVPGGLVSGDMVNKTKVGDTWRISPPLGALSVNRDGGDVLMVAGSTGIAPLRCLIMELSQWAENPRVHLFYGARYPQELYDLWTLWHIASTNPWLSVTPVTEYPRNPDWAADYHDPTPPRGLHVRQTGLLSEVVTTYGGWGDRQILLGGSAPMIQATKEALVSKGADASRIQHDPL; encoded by the coding sequence GTGGGGCTTGAGGATGTCGAAGCACTGCATGACTTGGTCGGCGGGGTCGAGCTATCGGGGCACAAACTTGTCCGAAGCTTCTACAGCCGCTGGTTCGCGATAGACCCCACGGTCGGCGACCTCTTCCCTGCCGACATGTCGGCGCAGCGCGAGCATTTCCGTCAGGCATTGCAGTTTGTGCTTTGGGAGATGGCGGCCTACCGCACCGAAGGCCTGGTCAACTTCCTGGCCCAGCTGGGCCGCGACCATCGAAAGTTCGGAGCCACCGACCGCCAGTACGACACCATGCGCCAAGCCCTGCTCGACACCACTCGGGAGGTACTGGCGCCGATCTGGGATCAGCGGATGGAAGCCACCGCCACCGAGGTCTACACGGTGATGATCGAGGTGATGCGCAGCGCCGCGGCCTCGGACATCGGCCAACCCTGGTGGGACGGGAAGGTAATCGAATATCACCGCACCTCAAGGGATCTCGCGCTAATCCGGCTGAAGCTGAACGCGCCCATGCCGTATCACTGCGGACAGTATGTCCACGTGCAGGTACCGCAAAGCCCACGAAATTGGCGTTACCTCAGCCTGGCGATACCACCGGATCCCGAGGGCTACTTAGAGTTTCATATCAAGGCGGTACCCGGTGGGCTGGTCAGCGGCGATATGGTCAACAAGACCAAGGTCGGTGACACCTGGCGGATTTCCCCACCTCTCGGCGCACTGTCGGTGAACCGCGACGGTGGAGACGTGCTGATGGTCGCGGGCAGCACCGGTATCGCACCGCTGCGCTGTCTCATCATGGAGCTGTCCCAGTGGGCCGAAAACCCAAGGGTCCACCTGTTTTACGGAGCACGCTATCCGCAGGAACTCTATGACCTGTGGACGCTGTGGCATATCGCCTCCACAAATCCGTGGCTGTCGGTCACACCCGTCACCGAGTACCCGCGGAACCCGGACTGGGCGGCCGACTACCACGATCCAACGCCGCCCCGCGGCCTTCACGTACGCCAGACAGGGTTGCTCTCCGAGGTAGTGACGACGTACGGCGGCTGGGGCGATCGGCAGATCCTGCTGGGCGGTTCGGCGCCGATGATCCAGGCCACCAAGGAGGCGCTGGTCTCAAAGGGGGCGGACGCCTCCAGAATCCAGCACGATCCGCTTTAG